The Mucilaginibacter mallensis genome has a segment encoding these proteins:
- a CDS encoding CHC2 zinc finger domain-containing protein — MEIEDIKTQLLMKSVLQHYQLYPDKQARLCCPFHEDKTPSLQVYYKTQTAYCFSSNCSTHGKSMDVIDFIMHKENLTKHEAIEKAVQLIGGHNTGNQAQQLTKQAVLTKMFSYFKNAVHNSKPAQEYLQSRSLDFKQTEVGYNAGQYHHGTRKDEALIKSCIAVGLLQDSGNKSKTGEAAYNVFGKWCVVFGLKDKDGHIAGLYFRSTLNDKESKHFYLKDRAGLYPAYPKPDTKKLILTEAIIDAATLLQIPQISAAYSVLSCYGTNGLTDEHIKAIKGLTDLEEVIFFFDGDQAGTAAVKKYGKSLSELLPNTKITAVQTPEGEDINSLAQGHEAEMLIHLLDERAEQKPKSGQVLFSTEKNDEVVISPATPALDCSNPHQIKFTTATAKYYVQGGLKKELDSLKITLAIENPALPYLKSRLKYDLYNDKDVERNTKEAADKLNLRADLLQTDISLLTDLLEAERDKQVTKSNENPTGAPAYQMNEESKKKCLDFLNKPGLIQNINALIGKAGVTGEETNRIFLYCIASSYKMNDTLHALVQGSSGSGKTHLIIKIAGLMPPEDVTALTRVTESSFYNYGEYELSHTLLCFEDLDGMKEEALLALRELMSREVLTSSTSIKDESGNIRAAVKTVRGPIASLSATTKGEIYEDNMGRAFLIAVDESKAQTQKIIQYQNDKAAGLTDTGKEKDIKAFLQNCIRLLKPYEVINPYANKIQLPDEAHKIRRLNELYQAFVKQVTLLNQYQRNKDDKGRLIAEKEDLKTACDIMFESILLKVDELDGSLRQYFEQVKSYISGKGKDHEFTRIELRQQLKMGKTLQHNYMSKLLSLEYIRQSGGHINRGFHYKITHWDDMSALRARLKEQLASQLQNL, encoded by the coding sequence ATGGAAATAGAAGACATCAAAACGCAGCTATTAATGAAGTCGGTATTACAGCATTACCAGTTGTACCCTGACAAGCAAGCCCGTTTATGCTGCCCGTTCCATGAAGATAAAACGCCGAGTTTGCAGGTGTACTACAAAACGCAGACGGCGTACTGTTTCAGCAGCAATTGCAGCACCCACGGCAAGAGTATGGACGTGATCGACTTTATTATGCACAAGGAAAACCTGACCAAGCACGAGGCCATAGAAAAAGCGGTGCAGCTGATCGGCGGCCACAACACCGGTAACCAGGCGCAGCAGTTAACCAAGCAAGCGGTACTCACCAAAATGTTCAGCTACTTTAAAAATGCGGTGCATAACAGCAAGCCAGCGCAGGAATACCTGCAAAGCCGTAGCCTTGACTTTAAGCAAACGGAGGTCGGCTATAATGCAGGGCAGTACCACCACGGCACCAGGAAAGACGAAGCCCTGATCAAAAGCTGCATAGCAGTGGGCTTGCTACAGGACAGCGGGAATAAAAGCAAAACTGGTGAAGCCGCTTATAACGTTTTCGGCAAATGGTGCGTGGTATTCGGGCTGAAAGACAAAGACGGGCATATCGCAGGCCTTTACTTTAGAAGCACCTTAAACGACAAGGAAAGCAAACACTTTTACCTGAAAGACCGGGCAGGCCTGTACCCGGCTTACCCGAAACCTGATACCAAAAAGCTGATATTGACCGAAGCCATCATTGATGCGGCCACGCTGTTACAAATCCCGCAGATCTCCGCAGCTTACAGCGTACTTTCCTGTTACGGCACCAATGGCCTGACCGATGAACATATAAAAGCGATCAAAGGCTTAACAGACCTGGAAGAAGTGATCTTCTTCTTTGACGGCGACCAGGCAGGCACGGCAGCGGTAAAAAAGTACGGCAAATCCTTATCCGAATTATTACCAAATACAAAAATAACAGCGGTACAAACGCCGGAGGGCGAAGACATCAATAGCCTGGCACAGGGGCATGAAGCGGAAATGTTAATCCACCTGCTCGATGAAAGAGCGGAGCAAAAACCCAAAAGCGGCCAGGTTCTTTTTTCAACTGAAAAAAATGACGAAGTCGTTATCAGCCCTGCAACCCCGGCCTTAGATTGCAGTAACCCCCACCAAATCAAATTCACGACCGCCACCGCCAAATATTACGTGCAGGGCGGGCTAAAAAAAGAACTGGACAGCTTAAAAATAACGCTTGCGATAGAAAACCCGGCTTTGCCCTACCTGAAAAGCCGCTTAAAATACGACCTGTATAATGACAAGGATGTGGAGCGCAACACGAAAGAGGCCGCCGATAAACTGAACTTACGGGCAGACTTATTACAAACAGACATCAGCCTGTTGACCGACCTGCTGGAAGCGGAACGGGATAAACAAGTTACAAAATCTAACGAAAACCCCACCGGGGCACCGGCATACCAAATGAACGAAGAAAGCAAAAAGAAGTGCCTGGACTTCTTAAACAAACCCGGCCTTATCCAAAATATCAACGCACTGATCGGCAAGGCAGGCGTAACAGGCGAGGAAACCAACCGTATCTTTTTATACTGCATCGCATCCAGCTACAAAATGAACGATACGCTGCACGCCCTGGTACAGGGCAGCAGCGGCAGCGGTAAAACGCACCTGATTATCAAAATAGCGGGGCTGATGCCGCCGGAAGATGTAACCGCATTGACCAGGGTAACGGAAAGCAGCTTTTATAATTATGGGGAGTATGAACTCTCGCATACGCTGTTATGCTTTGAAGACCTGGACGGCATGAAAGAAGAAGCCTTGTTAGCCCTGCGGGAGCTGATGAGCCGGGAGGTGCTGACCAGCAGCACCAGCATCAAGGACGAAAGCGGCAACATCCGGGCGGCGGTAAAAACAGTAAGAGGGCCGATAGCCAGTTTGTCGGCCACCACCAAAGGCGAAATCTACGAGGATAATATGGGCAGGGCTTTTTTGATCGCCGTTGACGAAAGCAAGGCACAGACCCAAAAGATCATCCAATATCAGAACGATAAGGCGGCAGGCCTGACCGATACCGGCAAAGAAAAAGACATCAAAGCTTTTCTGCAAAATTGTATCAGGTTACTAAAACCTTACGAGGTCATTAACCCCTACGCCAACAAAATACAGCTGCCCGATGAAGCCCATAAAATACGGCGGCTCAACGAGCTGTACCAGGCCTTTGTCAAACAGGTTACTTTATTAAACCAGTACCAGCGAAACAAAGACGATAAAGGCAGGCTGATCGCAGAAAAGGAAGACCTGAAAACCGCCTGCGACATCATGTTTGAAAGCATATTGTTAAAAGTGGACGAACTGGACGGGAGTTTAAGGCAATACTTCGAGCAGGTAAAAAGCTATATCAGCGGCAAGGGCAAAGACCACGAGTTTACCCGGATAGAGTTAAGGCAGCAGCTTAAAATGGGCAAGACCCTGCAACATAACTATATGAGCAAGCTGTTATCCTTAGAATACATCCGGCAAAGCGGCGGGCATATCAACCGGGGTTTTCATTACAAAATAACCCATTGGGACGATATGTCCGCATTAAGGGCAAGGCTAAAAGAGCAACTGGCCAGCCAGCTGCAAAACCTGTAA
- a CDS encoding tyrosine-type recombinase/integrase encodes MEKYIIHQPNYHRLLKEYKADLEALGYGRSSVKTYPRCLQEFLSRLEQQQINSIRKIQQGHITAHHAYLQQRPTLYRGGALSGSTISQHLFAIRTCFAYLERTGQIKENPMSALAFAAPVKAERIILSPAEIGGLYEAAGTLRDKAALNLFYGCGLRRSEAVALNINDIHFKAQLLYVREGKGKKRRAIPLTEKVADGLKNYLLYERSHYALKASPTGGGLEGAAFILNNSGSRMQGLGYDTLLKKLLEKSALTHLKGQISLHHLRHSIASHLLENGVKMTYVRDFLGHSCLNTTQVYTHIHQRQLQQLK; translated from the coding sequence ATGGAAAAATACATCATACACCAGCCAAACTATCATAGGTTATTAAAGGAATATAAGGCCGACCTGGAAGCATTAGGTTACGGGCGCAGCAGCGTAAAAACCTATCCCCGTTGTTTACAAGAGTTCTTATCCCGGCTGGAGCAGCAGCAAATTAACAGCATCCGGAAAATACAGCAAGGCCATATCACGGCGCACCATGCCTACCTGCAGCAGCGCCCCACCCTGTACCGGGGCGGCGCATTGAGCGGCAGCACGATCAGCCAGCACCTGTTTGCCATCAGGACATGCTTTGCGTACCTGGAACGCACCGGGCAGATCAAAGAAAACCCCATGAGCGCATTAGCGTTTGCCGCCCCTGTAAAAGCGGAAAGGATCATATTAAGCCCGGCAGAAATCGGCGGCCTGTACGAAGCTGCCGGAACGTTAAGGGACAAAGCTGCGCTTAACCTGTTTTACGGCTGCGGCCTGCGCCGGAGCGAGGCGGTAGCCCTGAATATAAACGACATCCATTTCAAGGCGCAGCTTTTGTATGTAAGGGAGGGCAAAGGCAAAAAAAGACGAGCCATACCGCTAACGGAGAAAGTAGCGGACGGCCTTAAAAACTACCTGCTATATGAACGCAGCCACTATGCACTAAAAGCCTCCCCAACCGGGGGAGGTTTGGAGGGGGCTGCGTTTATCTTAAACAACAGCGGTAGCAGGATGCAAGGTTTGGGTTATGATACGCTGTTAAAAAAACTACTGGAAAAATCAGCCCTTACCCATTTAAAAGGGCAGATCAGTTTGCACCACCTGCGGCACAGCATCGCCTCCCACCTGCTGGAAAACGGCGTAAAAATGACTTATGTAAGGGACTTTTTAGGGCATAGCTGCCTGAATACCACGCAGGTTTATACCCATATCCATCAAAGACAGTTACAGCAATTGAAATGA
- a CDS encoding helix-turn-helix domain-containing protein, with the protein MTFGERLTLVRKRKNLSQAETGKKIGINGDAYGRYERGEVRPTIEMAVKIAQALEVSLDYLAGNSDIELDKNTLDRVQEVTKLTDKDKDHIYITLDALIRDFKNKKAYSH; encoded by the coding sequence ATGACTTTCGGGGAACGTTTAACACTGGTGAGAAAAAGGAAGAATCTATCCCAGGCGGAGACTGGTAAAAAGATTGGTATCAATGGGGATGCCTACGGAAGATATGAACGTGGCGAAGTGAGGCCTACCATAGAAATGGCGGTAAAGATCGCCCAGGCTCTGGAAGTATCATTAGATTACCTCGCTGGTAACTCCGATATTGAACTGGATAAAAACACCCTTGACAGGGTACAGGAAGTAACTAAACTTACCGATAAGGACAAGGATCATATTTACATAACCCTTGATGCGCTTATTAGGGACTTTAAAAACAAAAAAGCTTATTCCCATTAA
- a CDS encoding tyrosine-type recombinase/integrase: MTLQGYLQERHPPSTVKNYTRDINIYLQSHPKASGYGYQEVTGYIGELRGRYSNARTVTRILQALKKYYHYLYYTGQRKDNPAKAIRLRDNKTKPLQLQDLFTTEDLQKLLLPRKERYPFLADRNKTVMSLFVNQGLKIGEMMQLDIQHINLSAASIFVPGTDKTNKRTLALKAEQVMLLHGYISEARPKLITERTGGSTKLLLSKLGRPLSIPEIQYLVETYGHLYPGRHLTAQVIRQSVIMNLLNAGNDVRVVQVFAGHKRPDATEKYKQSHIETLKTEIQKHHPLA, encoded by the coding sequence ATGACATTACAGGGATACTTACAGGAGCGGCACCCGCCATCCACCGTTAAAAACTATACGAGGGACATTAATATCTACCTGCAAAGCCACCCCAAAGCCAGCGGGTACGGCTATCAGGAAGTAACAGGCTATATCGGCGAACTGCGGGGCAGGTACAGCAACGCCCGGACGGTTACCCGGATATTACAAGCCTTAAAGAAATATTACCATTACCTTTATTATACCGGGCAGCGCAAAGACAACCCTGCAAAGGCCATCCGGTTAAGGGACAATAAAACCAAGCCCTTGCAATTACAAGACCTGTTTACCACAGAAGATCTGCAAAAACTATTACTCCCCAGGAAAGAAAGATACCCGTTCTTAGCGGACAGAAATAAAACAGTTATGAGTTTATTTGTTAACCAGGGCTTAAAGATCGGGGAAATGATGCAGCTGGACATTCAGCATATTAACCTAAGTGCTGCCAGTATCTTCGTGCCTGGCACCGACAAAACCAATAAGCGGACATTAGCTTTAAAAGCGGAGCAGGTCATGTTACTGCATGGTTATATCAGCGAAGCCAGGCCAAAACTAATAACCGAAAGAACAGGCGGCAGCACCAAACTTTTACTGTCCAAATTAGGGCGGCCTTTGAGTATTCCTGAAATACAATACCTGGTAGAAACTTACGGCCACCTGTACCCCGGACGGCATTTGACGGCGCAGGTCATCAGGCAAAGCGTCATCATGAACCTGCTGAACGCCGGGAACGACGTGCGGGTAGTACAGGTCTTTGCCGGGCATAAACGCCCGGATGCTACCGAGAAATACAAGCAGAGCCATATTGAAACCCTGAAAACGGAAATCCAAAAACACCATCCATTGGCATAA
- a CDS encoding helix-turn-helix domain-containing protein, whose amino-acid sequence MAETIHIGRKIGRIRELRGIKQEFLASELGVSQQSISRIEQSETVEEDKLQQIAQVLGVTAEAIKNFSEEAVINIISSTLHDNAGSVNNNCTLNFNPMDKLLEVIEENKKLYERLLQSEREKVELLKAGK is encoded by the coding sequence ATGGCAGAGACAATCCACATCGGCAGAAAGATAGGGCGCATAAGAGAATTGCGTGGCATCAAACAAGAGTTTTTGGCTTCTGAATTGGGCGTTAGCCAGCAGTCAATTTCCCGGATTGAGCAAAGCGAAACCGTAGAGGAAGACAAGCTGCAACAGATCGCCCAGGTGTTGGGCGTTACTGCCGAAGCCATTAAGAACTTTAGCGAAGAAGCCGTGATCAATATCATTTCAAGTACACTGCATGATAATGCAGGTTCTGTTAACAATAACTGTACCCTCAACTTTAACCCGATGGATAAGCTGCTCGAAGTAATTGAGGAGAACAAAAAGCTTTATGAACGTTTGCTGCAAAGCGAACGTGAAAAGGTTGAACTGCTGAAAGCAGGTAAATAA
- a CDS encoding DUF6443 domain-containing protein, with protein MNHISFAHLYNHIYQHLFIRKINYCFAVFLFVSTILFTTNASAQHITPDVGIPTGPPVAGQVTGPATVAAGTVQSVYTVVNATGAVTYSWQFSPAAAGTLYGSGSSATVQWSTGYNGVASIECSESNAYGSILATGLAVQVGTSSSSATISPASLSINYNTSPGAITVISPVDNLGTYSYQWQSSPNIHIFTNIANATGGSFMPTALTSTTYYRVVVTNNNTDAVTNSNLSLITVYPQLVAGAISPSTQTINYNTAPVFTQTSPTGGNGTYSYQWYSLTGTGSWTLIPGATSATYTSPALTTTTSFERLDNSNGVSLPTNTAIVTVSPPPFGPGTIAPATQTVLVGTTIPTLTGTSAIGGTGTYVYQWQSSPDNTTWTPITLNGTGVNYSPGNATIVGTVYYRRAVTNSGSTLYTTSVTVTTASCLPLNTAASSAYNYITTNTLRNGNITTITDAQIAAMTVCGVNQTIQYIDGLGRALQTVQVKASPGERDIVTPVVYDPEDREAMKYLPYVAMTASSNGSYKSTAITDQASFYNVSTAASWNAPGVVTMAAVNGTVPSFAQSGYESSPLDRIVEQGEAGATWQLPGSGDANSAGRTVRTLYATNDQTSTFSSTAASTNLGSKIVALYTTTINPTTLKQQLVRTSSATYGPGQLLLTITRDENWTSAMGCVGTSEEYKDKEGHIVLKRTYNQVGTTVQMLSTYYVYDDLGNLAFVLTPQSGADATAPSQTILDNLCYQYYYDQRNRLIEKKLPGKGWEFIVYNNLDQVVMTQDAVQRGKPVQQWTFTKYDALGRIIITGIYTYAGSSADNNITAPSITELQSLISTYANTALPLWEGRLAGTTSLYDGSSYPTGQSYPFLKINYYDDYSFTGQPTGFNTAPAGAGVLTKGSLTGSKIMVLNTIGAGTPDMLWSEIYYDDWGRIAGTYKQRYFGGLLSPYNYDAVTNGYDFTNDLISSQRLYYTNVSNAASLVLTDLTAYNYDQEGRRTTASEQLKNGANAPDVNIQLSKVVYNELGQMLNKQLHTVGTANPFETVTYGYNERGWLINASSPHFSEQLQYDKNTVNPTLVTSFTPQYNGNISTQLWTSNGGSQQYYAYLYDNLNRLTSGIGSNGYSEQGILYDQNGNISNLQRSWASATIDQLTYSYLVGGLPTNQLQSVQDINADASVNGYKSGTFTYGYDANGNVIQDNSRGRAVTTTNILNLPQLSSITGGTVTITYDANGEKLRKVSVVNSVTTTTDYIDGIEYDNGVMAFIQTDEGRAIPPTSGSSYDYQYNLTDHLGNIRLTFDTKSGAASMIQSDDYYPFGMDINHGATNPKNNYLYNGKELQEELGVYDYGHRMYDPVIARWTTIDPMAEKGRRWSPYVYGFDNSIRFEDPDGQWPDWLDNAVKQAKSSYNNAVATTKAVYNTAVSATKSAYNQTATAVVKAGVATQKWTTDHKEALLSTAKSMQETGDKTAAAGAVMAIAGAPVAGVGAAPGAAVATSGAIVSGVGTLLEVGVELITGDDKKAAVTVTNEAVNRGLEKLGEKALDDAMPGASELSKVMAGGLNSLMLQGVKSQTDKVVDKYKESLDKKKEK; from the coding sequence ATGAACCACATCAGTTTTGCTCACTTATATAACCATATATACCAACATTTGTTTATTAGAAAAATAAACTATTGTTTTGCTGTTTTTTTGTTTGTCAGTACTATATTGTTCACGACCAACGCCAGCGCGCAGCATATCACCCCGGATGTTGGCATACCGACTGGTCCACCGGTAGCAGGGCAGGTAACAGGGCCTGCAACAGTTGCAGCGGGTACCGTACAGTCAGTATATACGGTCGTCAACGCTACTGGTGCTGTAACTTATTCCTGGCAATTTTCACCCGCCGCAGCAGGTACCCTTTATGGGTCGGGAAGCAGTGCAACGGTTCAATGGAGTACCGGATATAATGGTGTTGCGTCGATTGAGTGCTCTGAGTCTAATGCCTATGGTTCAATACTTGCTACTGGTCTGGCGGTACAGGTAGGTACTTCCTCTTCCTCGGCTACAATCAGTCCGGCTTCGCTGAGTATTAATTACAATACCTCACCCGGGGCAATAACGGTAATCAGCCCGGTAGATAATCTTGGAACCTATAGTTATCAGTGGCAAAGTTCGCCCAATATTCATATATTTACCAATATTGCCAATGCAACAGGGGGCAGCTTTATGCCAACGGCGCTGACCTCGACAACTTATTACCGTGTCGTAGTGACAAACAACAACACTGACGCGGTAACTAATAGTAACCTTTCACTTATAACAGTTTACCCGCAACTCGTCGCGGGCGCTATCAGTCCATCAACACAGACGATTAATTATAATACTGCGCCTGTCTTTACGCAAACCTCGCCCACCGGGGGCAATGGTACCTATAGTTATCAATGGTACAGCTTAACGGGCACCGGGAGCTGGACACTTATACCCGGTGCAACGTCTGCAACTTATACTTCACCAGCGCTTACAACAACAACTTCTTTTGAACGACTCGACAATAGTAATGGTGTAAGCCTTCCGACAAATACAGCGATAGTAACTGTTTCACCGCCTCCATTCGGTCCTGGAACTATCGCTCCGGCAACCCAAACTGTGCTGGTCGGTACGACTATCCCTACATTAACAGGTACTTCTGCAATAGGTGGTACCGGAACTTATGTTTATCAGTGGCAGAGCTCGCCGGACAATACAACATGGACACCAATAACCTTGAATGGGACAGGTGTCAATTACAGCCCTGGCAACGCGACCATTGTAGGTACGGTGTATTACAGGCGAGCAGTGACTAATAGCGGATCAACGTTGTATACGACTTCTGTCACCGTTACTACAGCTAGTTGCCTCCCCCTCAATACAGCTGCGTCGTCGGCTTATAATTATATCACCACAAATACTCTCCGGAACGGAAACATAACAACAATTACTGATGCACAAATAGCAGCTATGACTGTCTGCGGCGTCAATCAAACCATTCAATATATCGACGGACTCGGACGCGCCCTGCAAACTGTTCAAGTCAAGGCAAGCCCCGGTGAAAGGGACATAGTCACTCCTGTAGTGTATGACCCTGAGGACCGTGAAGCAATGAAATATTTGCCCTATGTTGCTATGACTGCCTCAAGTAATGGTAGTTATAAAAGTACTGCGATCACAGATCAGGCTTCATTTTATAATGTTTCGACCGCCGCTTCCTGGAATGCGCCAGGCGTTGTGACCATGGCCGCTGTAAATGGTACAGTGCCCTCTTTTGCTCAGTCGGGTTATGAATCCTCGCCGCTGGACCGTATAGTCGAACAGGGTGAGGCCGGTGCTACGTGGCAGCTTCCCGGATCAGGCGATGCCAACAGCGCTGGTCGTACTGTAAGAACTTTATATGCGACAAATGATCAGACCAGTACATTTTCCAGCACGGCTGCATCTACCAATCTAGGTAGCAAGATAGTGGCCTTGTACACGACCACGATCAATCCAACGACGTTGAAGCAACAACTGGTACGGACGAGTTCAGCGACGTATGGCCCGGGCCAGTTACTATTGACGATCACTAGGGATGAAAACTGGACATCGGCTATGGGTTGCGTAGGTACCTCCGAGGAATATAAAGACAAAGAGGGACATATTGTACTTAAACGAACCTATAACCAAGTGGGGACGACAGTTCAGATGCTATCGACCTATTACGTATATGATGATTTGGGTAACCTGGCGTTTGTTCTGACGCCACAGTCCGGCGCAGACGCGACTGCACCTTCACAAACAATATTGGACAATTTATGCTATCAATATTACTATGATCAGCGGAACCGACTGATAGAGAAGAAACTTCCGGGTAAGGGATGGGAATTTATAGTCTACAACAACCTCGATCAGGTCGTAATGACCCAGGATGCAGTCCAACGCGGAAAGCCTGTACAGCAATGGACCTTTACGAAATATGACGCATTGGGTCGGATAATTATCACTGGCATTTATACATATGCGGGCAGTAGCGCAGATAACAATATCACCGCACCGTCAATCACGGAACTGCAGTCATTAATCAGTACTTATGCAAATACCGCATTGCCGCTATGGGAAGGCCGCCTGGCGGGAACTACTAGTTTGTACGATGGATCCAGTTACCCAACCGGGCAAAGTTATCCTTTTTTGAAAATTAATTATTATGACGACTATAGTTTTACTGGTCAACCAACTGGTTTTAATACGGCACCAGCAGGTGCAGGAGTTTTAACCAAAGGTTCACTGACAGGGAGTAAAATAATGGTGCTCAATACCATAGGGGCCGGTACGCCGGATATGCTATGGTCAGAAATTTATTACGACGATTGGGGTAGAATAGCAGGAACCTACAAACAGCGTTATTTTGGTGGCTTGCTTAGCCCTTATAATTATGATGCGGTAACCAATGGCTACGATTTTACAAATGATCTGATATCATCACAAAGGTTGTATTATACCAATGTGAGTAATGCCGCATCATTAGTTTTGACAGATTTGACCGCTTATAACTATGATCAGGAAGGAAGAAGGACAACTGCCTCGGAACAATTAAAGAATGGCGCCAATGCTCCTGATGTAAATATTCAACTGTCGAAAGTGGTCTACAATGAACTTGGTCAGATGCTGAATAAACAACTGCATACAGTAGGAACCGCCAATCCTTTCGAAACAGTCACCTACGGATATAACGAACGTGGCTGGCTGATCAACGCCAGCTCGCCCCACTTTTCGGAACAGCTGCAGTATGATAAAAACACCGTTAACCCTACCCTGGTCACCAGTTTTACACCGCAATACAACGGCAATATCAGCACGCAGCTGTGGACATCGAATGGTGGATCTCAACAGTACTACGCTTATCTTTATGACAACCTGAACCGCCTGACCAGCGGAATTGGCTCCAATGGCTACAGCGAACAGGGAATTCTTTATGATCAGAACGGCAATATCAGCAACCTGCAGCGCAGCTGGGCCAGTGCTACCATTGACCAACTGACCTACAGCTATCTGGTAGGGGGGCTTCCCACTAACCAGCTGCAGTCGGTACAGGATATCAACGCAGATGCGAGCGTAAATGGTTACAAGAGTGGCACCTTTACATATGGCTATGACGCAAATGGAAACGTAATCCAGGATAACTCCCGGGGAAGGGCAGTTACCACTACCAACATCCTAAACCTGCCGCAGTTAAGCAGCATTACCGGCGGTACGGTAACGATCACTTATGATGCTAATGGCGAAAAGTTGCGGAAAGTATCCGTTGTGAACAGTGTCACTACCACCACGGATTATATCGACGGGATAGAATATGATAACGGAGTAATGGCTTTTATTCAAACGGATGAAGGCAGAGCTATCCCTCCGACAAGCGGTAGTAGTTATGACTATCAATATAATCTGACGGACCATCTGGGAAATATCAGGTTGACTTTCGACACCAAATCAGGGGCCGCAAGCATGATTCAATCCGATGACTATTATCCATTTGGAATGGATATCAATCATGGGGCAACTAACCCTAAAAATAACTACCTTTACAATGGCAAAGAACTTCAAGAAGAATTAGGTGTCTATGACTATGGTCACCGAATGTACGATCCAGTAATAGCAAGATGGACAACCATTGACCCAATGGCGGAAAAAGGTAGAAGATGGTCACCTTATGTTTATGGGTTTGATAATTCTATAAGATTTGAAGACCCGGATGGCCAGTGGCCGGATTGGTTAGATAATGCAGTAAAACAAGCAAAAAGTAGTTATAATAATGCTGTAGCTACAACGAAAGCTGTTTATAATACAGCTGTATCAGCCACCAAAAGCGCTTATAATCAAACTGCAACCGCAGTTGTTAAAGCAGGGGTAGCAACGCAAAAGTGGACTACCGATCATAAAGAAGCACTTTTAAGCACAGCAAAAAGCATGCAGGAGACAGGCGATAAAACGGCTGCTGCGGGTGCGGTTATGGCAATTGCTGGGGCACCTGTAGCGGGAGTTGGAGCAGCGCCGGGAGCCGCAGTTGCAACTTCAGGTGCAATAGTATCTGGCGTAGGCACACTTCTCGAAGTAGGGGTTGAATTAATAACAGGTGATGATAAAAAAGCTGCTGTTACAGTTACCAACGAGGCTGTAAATAGAGGGTTGGAAAAGTTAGGGGAGAAAGCACTCGACGATGCAATGCCGGGAGCATCAGAGTTATCGAAGGTGATGGCTGGCGGACTAAATAGCCTTATGTTGCAAGGTGTTAAAAGCCAAACAGATAAAGTGGTAGATAAGTATAAAGAAAGTTTAGATAAAAAGAAAGAAAAGTAG